From a region of the Citricoccus muralis genome:
- a CDS encoding metal-sensitive transcriptional regulator, whose product MTTPAEATEAAHHGYISDKDRYLTRLKRIEGQARGIHRMVEEEKYCIDILTQVSALTSALRGVALGLLDDHLKHCVVDAAQLGGDEAEAKMKEASDAIARLVRS is encoded by the coding sequence ATGACCACCCCCGCCGAAGCGACCGAAGCCGCGCACCACGGATACATCTCCGACAAGGACCGGTACCTGACCCGTCTCAAGCGCATCGAAGGACAAGCCCGCGGCATCCACCGCATGGTCGAGGAAGAGAAGTACTGCATCGATATCCTCACGCAGGTCTCTGCTCTCACGTCCGCCCTGCGCGGGGTCGCATTGGGACTGCTGGACGACCACCTGAAGCACTGCGTCGTGGATGCCGCCCAGCTCGGTGGAGACGAAGCCGAAGCGAAGATGAAGGAAGCCTCGGACGCCATCGCACGTCTCGTCCGCTCCTGA
- a CDS encoding heavy metal translocating P-type ATPase, producing MSAPLVAPEAGSTDVELAIGGMTCASCANRIERKLNKLEGVTATVNYATEKARISAPAGYDPQSLVAEVQKAGYAATLPGTGRQDQDGEDDRPDAELVSLRHRLIGAAVLGIPVIAMAMIPALQFEYWQWLSLALAGPVIVWAGWPFHKAAWMNLRQGTATMDTLISMGTIAAFLWSLYALFLGTAGTPGMTHPFELSVAPTDGAGNIYLEVAAGVLLFILAGRYFEKRSKRQAGAALRALLDLGAKDVAVLRDGTEVRIPTDRLAVGDEFVVRPGEKFATDGVVVTGRSAVDASMLTGESVPVEVAEGDPVTGATVNTGGRLLVRATRIGSDTQLAQMARLVEDAQTGKAEIQRLADRISGVFVPIVIAIAVATLAAWLGAGFPAAAAFTAAVAVLIIACPCALGLATPTALLVGTGRGAQLGILIKGPEVLESTRKVDTIVLDKTGTVTTGTMTLQGVHPSAGTGEDELLRLAGAVEDASEHPIAQAIARGATERVGSLPVPETFANHEGRGVQGVVDGHLVVVGRETMLADWSLTMPTDLADTKARAESAGQTAVVVAWDGQVRGVLVVADALKDTSAEAITLFRSLGLKPVLLTGDNQAVAEQVAAQVGIEEVLAEVMPQDKVRIITELQDRGQVVAMVGDGVNDAAALAQADLGLAMGTGTDAAIEAADITLVRGDLRAAADAIRLSRKTLGTIKTNLFWAFAYNTAAIPLAALGLLNPMLAGAAMAFSSVFVVGNSLRLRGFTSKASTTVQAASPAPEPQPAHTLTT from the coding sequence ATGTCTGCACCCCTGGTCGCGCCTGAAGCGGGCAGTACCGATGTCGAACTGGCGATTGGCGGGATGACCTGTGCCTCGTGCGCGAACCGGATTGAGCGCAAGCTCAACAAGCTCGAGGGCGTCACCGCCACGGTGAACTACGCCACCGAGAAAGCCCGGATCAGCGCCCCGGCCGGCTACGACCCCCAGTCCCTGGTCGCCGAGGTTCAGAAGGCGGGCTACGCCGCCACACTGCCCGGCACTGGCCGGCAGGACCAGGACGGGGAAGATGACCGTCCCGACGCCGAGCTGGTGTCCCTGCGGCACCGGCTGATCGGCGCCGCGGTGCTGGGCATCCCGGTCATCGCCATGGCGATGATCCCGGCCCTGCAGTTCGAGTACTGGCAGTGGTTGTCCTTGGCGTTGGCCGGACCGGTGATCGTCTGGGCCGGCTGGCCGTTCCACAAGGCCGCCTGGATGAACTTGCGCCAGGGCACCGCCACCATGGACACGCTGATCTCAATGGGTACCATCGCGGCGTTCCTGTGGTCGCTGTACGCCCTGTTCCTCGGCACCGCAGGGACCCCGGGGATGACCCACCCGTTCGAGCTGTCCGTGGCCCCCACCGACGGGGCCGGGAACATCTACCTCGAGGTCGCCGCCGGGGTGCTGCTGTTCATCCTGGCCGGCCGCTACTTCGAGAAGCGCTCCAAGCGCCAGGCCGGGGCCGCGTTGCGCGCGCTGCTGGACCTGGGCGCGAAGGACGTGGCCGTGCTACGCGACGGCACCGAGGTCCGCATCCCCACCGACCGACTGGCCGTGGGAGATGAGTTCGTGGTGCGTCCCGGGGAGAAGTTCGCCACCGACGGCGTCGTGGTTACCGGCCGCAGTGCTGTGGACGCCTCGATGCTCACCGGCGAGTCCGTGCCCGTCGAGGTCGCCGAGGGCGACCCGGTCACCGGGGCCACCGTCAACACCGGCGGCCGCCTGCTCGTACGGGCCACCCGCATCGGCTCCGACACGCAGCTGGCGCAGATGGCCAGGCTGGTGGAGGACGCCCAGACCGGCAAGGCAGAGATCCAGCGGTTGGCCGACCGGATCTCCGGGGTGTTCGTGCCGATCGTGATTGCTATCGCCGTGGCCACCCTGGCTGCTTGGCTCGGTGCCGGGTTCCCGGCCGCGGCCGCGTTCACCGCCGCCGTTGCCGTGCTGATCATCGCCTGCCCCTGCGCCTTAGGCCTGGCCACCCCCACCGCCCTGCTGGTGGGCACCGGCCGCGGCGCCCAGCTGGGCATCCTCATCAAGGGCCCGGAGGTGCTGGAGTCCACCCGCAAGGTGGACACGATCGTGCTGGACAAGACCGGCACCGTTACCACCGGCACGATGACCCTACAGGGCGTGCACCCCTCCGCCGGGACCGGAGAGGACGAGCTGCTGCGTCTGGCAGGTGCCGTGGAGGACGCCTCCGAGCACCCGATCGCCCAGGCCATTGCCCGCGGTGCCACCGAACGCGTTGGTTCCCTGCCGGTCCCGGAGACCTTCGCCAACCACGAAGGCCGCGGTGTGCAGGGCGTGGTCGACGGACATCTGGTCGTCGTCGGCCGCGAGACCATGCTGGCCGACTGGTCCCTGACCATGCCGACCGACTTGGCCGACACGAAGGCCCGAGCCGAATCCGCCGGCCAGACCGCCGTCGTCGTGGCCTGGGACGGACAGGTCCGCGGTGTGCTGGTGGTGGCCGATGCCCTCAAGGACACCAGTGCCGAGGCCATCACCCTCTTCCGCAGCCTGGGTCTCAAGCCGGTCCTGCTGACCGGTGACAACCAGGCCGTGGCCGAACAAGTCGCCGCCCAGGTGGGCATCGAGGAGGTCCTGGCCGAGGTGATGCCCCAGGACAAGGTCCGCATCATCACCGAGCTCCAGGATCGCGGGCAGGTCGTGGCCATGGTCGGTGACGGCGTCAACGACGCCGCGGCCCTGGCCCAAGCGGATCTGGGCCTGGCCATGGGCACCGGTACCGATGCGGCCATCGAGGCAGCGGACATCACCCTAGTCCGCGGGGACCTGCGTGCCGCCGCGGACGCGATCAGGTTGTCGCGCAAGACCCTGGGTACGATCAAGACCAACCTGTTCTGGGCTTTCGCCTACAACACCGCTGCGATTCCGCTGGCCGCCCTGGGCCTGCTGAACCCGATGCTTGCCGGGGCGGCCATGGCCTTCTCGTCCGTCTTCGTGGTCGGCAACAGCCTCCGGCTACGTGGTTTCACCAGCAAGGCCAGCACTACCGTGCAGGCCGCCAGTCCAGCGCCGGAACCCCAGCCGGCCCACACCCTAACCACCTGA
- the nrdH gene encoding glutaredoxin-like protein NrdH, translating to MTTVTVYSKPACVQCNATYRALENKGIAYETVDLSQDAEALQRVRALGYMQAPVVITPHGEHWSGFRPDKIDGLVKGVKV from the coding sequence ATGACGACCGTGACCGTTTACAGCAAGCCCGCCTGCGTGCAGTGCAACGCCACCTACCGCGCCCTGGAGAACAAGGGCATCGCCTACGAGACCGTGGACCTGTCCCAGGACGCCGAGGCCCTGCAAAGGGTGCGGGCCCTGGGCTACATGCAGGCCCCCGTCGTCATCACCCCGCACGGCGAGCACTGGTCCGGCTTCCGACCAGACAAGATCGACGGCCTGGTCAAGGGGGTGAAAGTATGA
- a CDS encoding vitamin K epoxide reductase family protein, which produces MNSLAEVASGTEAPRPLSWYARPLGTAWVLLVTALIGMYGTVVLVMERVMLWNDPNHITSCDLNPWVSCGEVMKTWQSQLFGFPNQFIGMVAFPIVITIAMALFARARFARWYWLGMNLGVLAGFAFIVWLWSQAVYEINILCLYCMIVWAAMIPMFVLLTSRNLQHGVIPASAGARKFAAEWSWPIIILLYVGVLASIMLRFSNAFF; this is translated from the coding sequence GTGAATTCCCTCGCAGAAGTTGCCTCCGGCACTGAGGCGCCTCGCCCCCTGAGTTGGTACGCCCGCCCTCTCGGCACCGCGTGGGTGTTGCTGGTCACCGCCCTGATCGGCATGTACGGAACGGTCGTGCTCGTGATGGAGCGGGTGATGCTGTGGAACGACCCGAACCACATCACCAGTTGCGATCTCAATCCCTGGGTGTCCTGCGGCGAGGTCATGAAGACCTGGCAATCGCAGCTCTTCGGCTTCCCCAACCAGTTCATCGGCATGGTGGCGTTCCCCATCGTCATCACCATCGCCATGGCACTGTTCGCCCGGGCCCGGTTCGCCCGGTGGTACTGGCTCGGCATGAATCTCGGGGTCCTGGCCGGCTTCGCCTTCATCGTCTGGCTGTGGAGTCAGGCGGTCTACGAGATCAACATCCTGTGCCTGTACTGCATGATCGTCTGGGCCGCCATGATCCCGATGTTCGTCCTGTTGACGTCCCGGAATCTCCAGCACGGCGTGATCCCGGCGTCGGCAGGGGCGAGGAAGTTCGCCGCCGAGTGGTCCTGGCCGATCATCATCCTGCTGTACGTCGGGGTGCTGGCCTCGATCATGTTGCGCTTCTCGAACGCCTTCTTCTAA
- a CDS encoding recombinase family protein gives MHGPAGTTGGRGGADPRSRECVPGIRKGVDRLGRTVRGLVELLDSLKERGVAFRSLSEGVDTTAPQGRLMFNIIASVAEMERELIRERTMAGLAAAAGKGGWPPRLQLRDVREARRLREDEQRSLDRIASKFKVSRSTVVRALRQDGLVGDGYAEENPDSSPREPLDGPSSQSPAGRRPGVPR, from the coding sequence GTGCATGGACCGGCCGGAACGACTGGTGGACGCGGAGGAGCCGATCCTCGTTCCCGAGAGTGTGTCCCTGGGATACGCAAGGGTGTCGACCGCCTGGGCAGGACCGTGCGCGGCCTGGTGGAACTGCTGGACTCGCTCAAGGAGCGCGGCGTCGCTTTCCGCTCCTTGTCCGAGGGCGTCGACACCACGGCCCCACAGGGTCGCCTGATGTTCAACATCATCGCCTCGGTGGCGGAGATGGAGCGCGAGCTCATCCGCGAACGCACCATGGCCGGACTGGCCGCAGCGGCGGGCAAGGGCGGGTGGCCACCGCGTCTGCAACTTCGTGATGTGCGCGAAGCGCGCCGGCTCCGCGAGGACGAACAGCGGTCGTTGGACCGGATCGCGAGCAAGTTCAAGGTCAGTCGGTCCACCGTGGTTCGCGCTCTGCGTCAGGATGGCCTGGTCGGGGATGGATACGCCGAGGAAAACCCTGATTCCTCACCCCGGGAGCCCCTTGATGGTCCGAGCTCGCAAAGTCCGGCAGGTCGAAGGCCAGGTGTCCCTCGATGA